In Salinigranum marinum, one DNA window encodes the following:
- a CDS encoding AAA family ATPase, whose translation MDAPLWTETHAPALSDLPQPEVRDRLRRTVDEPMNLVLQGPVGVGKTAAVRALAREAHDDPDADLVEINVADFFGRSKKQIADDPRFAHLVDRSMSKREMVKHVFSEAASYAPIAGDYKTILFDNAETVRKDFQQALRRVMERHHRTTQFVIATRQPSRLIPPIRSRCFVVPVRKPTTDELRDVLVEIVKREGVDYDDAGVEFVAGYADGNVRRAILSAQATATAEGEVTMDAAHRTIKDVGHDDQLKSVLADARAGDYRDARKTLGTLLDDEGYEGGDLLRALLRVARRSDLGNDDLARLHRVAGAVDLDIATGTDDRLHLTHLLTAWGEEAHA comes from the coding sequence ATGGACGCGCCGCTCTGGACGGAGACGCACGCGCCGGCGCTGTCGGACCTCCCACAGCCGGAGGTCCGCGACCGACTCCGGCGGACGGTCGACGAACCGATGAACCTCGTCCTCCAGGGTCCCGTGGGGGTCGGCAAGACCGCCGCCGTCAGGGCCCTCGCGCGGGAAGCCCACGACGACCCCGACGCGGATCTCGTCGAGATCAACGTCGCGGACTTCTTCGGCCGGTCGAAGAAGCAGATCGCCGACGACCCACGATTCGCGCATCTGGTCGACCGGAGCATGTCGAAGCGGGAGATGGTCAAACACGTCTTCAGCGAGGCCGCGAGCTACGCGCCCATCGCAGGCGACTACAAGACGATCCTCTTCGACAACGCCGAGACCGTCCGCAAGGACTTCCAGCAGGCCCTCCGGCGGGTGATGGAACGGCACCACCGGACCACGCAGTTCGTCATCGCCACCCGCCAGCCCTCCCGGTTGATCCCGCCGATCCGGTCGCGGTGTTTCGTCGTGCCGGTCCGGAAGCCGACGACCGACGAACTCCGCGACGTCCTGGTGGAGATCGTCAAGCGCGAGGGCGTCGACTACGACGACGCCGGCGTCGAGTTCGTCGCCGGCTACGCCGACGGGAACGTCCGCCGCGCGATCCTGAGCGCGCAGGCGACGGCGACCGCGGAGGGCGAGGTCACGATGGACGCCGCCCACCGGACGATCAAGGACGTCGGCCACGACGACCAGCTCAAGTCGGTGCTCGCCGACGCGCGCGCCGGCGACTACCGCGACGCCCGGAAGACGCTGGGGACGCTTCTCGACGACGAGGGGTACGAGGGCGGCGACCTCCTGCGGGCCCTGTTGCGGGTGGCCCGCCGGAGCGACCTCGGGAACGACGACCTCGCGCGCCTCCACCGCGTCGCCGGCGCGGTCGACCTCGACATCGCCACCGGCACCGACGACCGACTCCACCTGACGCATCTCCTCACCGCGTGGGGAGAGGAGGCCCACGCGTGA
- a CDS encoding SHOCT domain-containing protein: MRRLPARSRATGVASLLVLGVALTALFLGMDWFWVVFVVGFAVVVPLVSALVGADERHAEPSGESRSASTAADPDDPLATLRGRYARGELTEEQFERKLEALLETETLEAAEDRARRRDADRDRESDTEYEIE; this comes from the coding sequence ATGCGCCGACTCCCCGCCCGCAGCCGCGCGACTGGTGTCGCCTCGTTGCTCGTCCTCGGCGTGGCTCTCACCGCGCTGTTTCTCGGTATGGACTGGTTCTGGGTGGTGTTCGTCGTCGGCTTCGCCGTCGTCGTCCCGCTCGTGAGCGCGCTCGTCGGTGCGGACGAACGCCATGCGGAGCCGTCGGGCGAGTCCCGTTCGGCGTCGACGGCGGCCGATCCCGACGATCCGCTCGCGACGCTCAGGGGACGGTACGCCCGCGGTGAACTCACCGAGGAGCAGTTCGAGCGGAAGCTGGAGGCGCTGCTGGAGACCGAGACGCTGGAGGCCGCCGAGGACCGCGCCCGGCGTCGCGACGCCGACCGCGATCGTGAGTCCGACACGGAGTACGAGATCGAATAA
- the rnz gene encoding ribonuclease Z translates to MSVTFLGTSAAMPTAERAPSALMCHREGERYLFDCGEGTQRQMMRFGTGFSVSHLFVTHLHGDHVLGIPGLVQTWDFNDRSDPLAIHAPPGSRRHIESLLHAGGHQPGFPIRVNEVSPGSVALDGDEFEVRAFETEHRTRSVGWALVEDDRRGRFDRARAEELGVPVGPKFGRLHDGEPVELDDGRVVHPEQVVGEPRPGRRLVYTGDTRPVWATEEIARDADLLIHEATFASDEADRAQSTGHTTAREAGNLARRAGVKRLALTHVSSRYAGDASAIASEAAAAFDGESVVAHDGLELDVPFPEE, encoded by the coding sequence ATGAGCGTGACGTTCCTCGGGACCAGCGCGGCCATGCCGACGGCCGAGCGCGCGCCCTCCGCGCTGATGTGTCACCGCGAGGGCGAGCGGTATCTCTTCGACTGCGGCGAGGGCACACAGCGGCAGATGATGCGGTTCGGCACCGGGTTCTCGGTCTCGCACCTGTTCGTCACGCACCTCCACGGCGACCACGTCCTCGGGATCCCCGGGCTGGTCCAGACGTGGGACTTCAACGACCGGAGCGACCCGCTCGCGATCCACGCCCCGCCCGGCTCACGCCGGCACATCGAGTCGCTCCTCCACGCGGGCGGCCACCAGCCGGGCTTTCCCATCCGGGTCAACGAGGTGTCGCCCGGCAGCGTCGCGCTTGACGGCGACGAGTTCGAGGTCCGCGCGTTCGAGACCGAACACCGTACGCGGTCGGTGGGGTGGGCCCTGGTGGAAGACGACCGCCGGGGCCGGTTCGACCGCGCCCGCGCCGAGGAACTCGGCGTGCCCGTCGGGCCGAAGTTCGGCCGACTGCACGACGGCGAACCGGTGGAACTCGACGACGGCCGGGTCGTCCACCCCGAGCAGGTCGTCGGCGAGCCACGACCGGGCCGGCGTCTGGTGTACACGGGCGACACGCGGCCGGTGTGGGCAACCGAGGAGATCGCCCGGGACGCGGACCTGCTGATCCACGAGGCGACGTTCGCGAGCGACGAGGCCGACCGCGCGCAGTCGACCGGACACACGACCGCACGGGAGGCGGGGAACCTCGCCAGGCGAGCAGGGGTAAAACGGCTCGCGCTGACGCACGTCTCCTCGCGCTACGCGGGCGACGCCTCCGCCATCGCGAGCGAGGCCGCCGCAGCGTTCGACGGCGAGTCGGTCGTCGCCCACGACGGCCTCGAACTCGATGTGCCGTTCCCCGAGGAGTGA
- a CDS encoding PhzF family phenazine biosynthesis protein, with protein MPSNRFHLVDVFATERYAGNQLAVVETPHSLTDDRMGALAAEFDFSETTFVSLDGEPYHTRIFTPREEIPFAGHPTLGTAWVVRERAGDDLNGAVDEVVLELPVGEVPVDVRTTDGTETLWMRQPTPTFGERRSHERAAAVLGLPVDALDRALPVQAVSTGLPTVVVPVRDREALTGIEVDPAAYDAFVADREAKNVLAFCFDPRETRNDLAVRVFAPYYGVPEDPATGSSNGCLAAYLARHHADATVSARVEQGYELGRPSLLFLDAHTTTDADDGIDVEVGGRVVPVGSGTLR; from the coding sequence GTGCCCTCCAACCGATTCCACCTGGTCGACGTGTTCGCCACCGAACGATACGCCGGCAATCAGCTCGCCGTCGTCGAAACCCCTCACTCCCTGACCGACGACCGGATGGGAGCGCTCGCCGCCGAGTTCGACTTCTCCGAGACGACGTTCGTCTCCCTGGACGGGGAGCCGTACCACACGCGGATCTTCACGCCGCGGGAGGAGATCCCGTTCGCGGGCCATCCGACACTCGGGACGGCGTGGGTCGTCCGCGAGCGCGCTGGGGACGACCTCAACGGGGCCGTCGACGAGGTGGTACTCGAGCTTCCCGTCGGCGAGGTCCCAGTCGACGTCCGGACGACCGACGGGACGGAGACGCTCTGGATGCGACAGCCGACTCCGACGTTCGGCGAGCGACGGAGTCACGAGCGCGCGGCCGCGGTGCTCGGACTCCCGGTCGACGCACTGGACCGCGCTCTTCCGGTGCAGGCCGTCTCGACGGGCCTGCCGACGGTCGTCGTCCCCGTCCGCGACCGCGAGGCGCTGACCGGGATCGAGGTCGACCCCGCGGCGTACGACGCGTTCGTCGCCGATCGCGAGGCGAAGAACGTCCTCGCGTTCTGTTTCGACCCGCGCGAGACGCGAAACGACCTCGCTGTTCGGGTGTTCGCGCCGTACTACGGGGTGCCCGAGGATCCCGCCACGGGGAGCTCGAACGGTTGTCTGGCGGCTTACCTCGCGCGACACCACGCCGACGCGACCGTCTCGGCTCGCGTCGAACAGGGGTACGAACTGGGGCGGCCGTCGCTGCTGTTTCTCGACGCGCACACCACCACCGACGCGGACGACGGGATCGACGTCGAGGTCGGCGGCCGCGTCGTCCCCGTCGGGTCGGGGACGCTCCGCTGA
- a CDS encoding helix-turn-helix domain-containing protein codes for MKTCSRARCVCPDTDLMDTLASKYTMQLLCIVDAHGTARFSEFEAHLPEASTSTLSTRLGALVDAGMLERTQYDEVPPRVEYELTRDGRGLARRARSLLSWVDRNG; via the coding sequence ATGAAAACCTGTTCCCGCGCGCGGTGTGTCTGTCCCGACACCGACCTGATGGACACCCTAGCGAGCAAGTACACGATGCAGTTGCTCTGTATCGTCGACGCCCACGGCACGGCCCGGTTTTCGGAGTTCGAGGCACACCTCCCCGAGGCGAGCACGTCGACGCTGTCGACCCGGCTGGGAGCGCTCGTCGACGCGGGCATGCTCGAACGGACGCAGTACGACGAGGTTCCACCCCGTGTGGAGTACGAACTCACCCGCGACGGCCGCGGCCTCGCACGCCGCGCCCGCTCGTTGCTCTCGTGGGTCGACCGCAACGGCTGA